A region from the Plasmodium berghei ANKA genome assembly, chromosome: 9 genome encodes:
- a CDS encoding WD repeat-containing protein WRAP73, putative, giving the protein MMKLAKVEYCNLCFFSKNGLFLLYVVDNKIFLMEIEHLSINKIYVTSYKIDHIEFSSDNVHFLVLMKDKGCIVVYSFYDDDIIYKIEDHFQKYTHSFFINKYNYICVLKYEQKYISIYDANKEEMCLLNVKDAKLKKKTYCLNDDETMFACITENNKKNKICLISFPNCIFINIIQCINYEPNCIFFSKTNNIIIHSEKGKSLHMYKIDGELLYVYSYLSQLPCINVLSKSDHRNVLLLGMENDEVKVLSSENLKEIKILLLEDTITMDENLKIYKENISKKNIPNFVLSNTNYDKEGDDNFSFYTNISEGIHGKYKLKCETTKINDTTKNIKIDMTTKIGITFLCISMCGCYLAIVSESYNNVVRIYYSENFSCIVILQHQKKITNIRWGNILYKPRLLITTNTPYLFVWMPNDSTVIQMPNGFICKDAQMSFDGVALLAKSQTKLALFHNKRKSL; this is encoded by the exons ATGATGAAATTAGCTAAAGTTGAATATTGTaatttgtgttttttttcaaaaaatggCCTTTTCTTATTATACGTtgttgataataaaatatttttaatggaAATTGAACATTTGAGCATAAACAAGATTTATGTAACGAGTTACAAAATTGATCATATAGAGTTCTCAAGTGACaatgttcattttttagtTTTAATGAAAGATAAAGGTTGTATTGTTGTCTACTCATTTTATGATGatgatattatttataaaattgaagATCATTTCCAAAAGTATACacattctttttttattaacaaatataactatatatgtgttttaaaatatgaacaa aaatatataagcatatatgacgcaaataaagaagaaatGTGCTTACTAAATGTTAAAGATGcgaaattgaaaaaaaaaacatattgtTTAAATGACGATGAAACTATGTTTGCATGCATAactgaaaataataagaaaaataaaatttgtttgaTATCATTTCCcaattgtatatttataaacattATACAATGTATCAATTACGAGCctaattgtatttttttttccaaaacgaataatattataattcatAGTGAAAAAGGCAAATCATTGCACATGTATAAAATAGATGGAGAGTTATTATATGTCTATAGTTATTTATCGCAATTGCcat gcATAAACGTATTGTCGAAAAGTGACCATAGAAATGTTTTGCTTCTTGGAATGGAAAATGATGAA GTCAAAGTCTTAAGTTCcgaaaatttaaaagaaataaaaattttattattagaGGATACAATTACCATGGATGAAAATCTA aaaatatataaagaaaatatctctaaaaaaaatataccaaattttgtattatcaaa CACAAATTATGATAAAGAAGGGGACGacaatttttctttttacaCTAACA tatcAGAAGGGATAcatggaaaatataaattaaaatgtgaaaca acaaaaataaatgatactacaaaaaatataaagattGATATGACAACAAAAATCGggataacatttttatgtatCAGCATGTGCGGATGTTATTTAGCCATTGTAAGCG AAAGCTACAATAATGTCGTAAGGATTTATTATTCTGAAAACTTTTCTTGCATAGTTATATTACAacaccaaaaaaaaataacgaaTATACGGTGGGgcaatatattatacaaacCAAG GCTTTTAATCACAACAAATACACCTTACTTATTTGTATGGATGCCTAATGATAGTACAGTTATTCAAATGCCAAATG GGTTTATATGCAAAGATGCTCAAATGAGTTTTGATGGTGTTGCCCTTTTAGCAAAAAGCCag ACCAAATTGGCTTTATTTCATAACAAAAGAAAGTCATTATAA
- a CDS encoding histone H2B, putative, protein MVSKKPAKEKKATNGATDGKKKRKKSRYDSYGLYIFKVLKQVHPDTGISRKSMNIMNSFLVDTFEKIATEASRLCKYTKRDTLSSREIQTAIRLVLPGELAKHAVSEGTKAVTKFTSK, encoded by the coding sequence atGGTATCCAAAAAGCCAgctaaagaaaaaaaagcaacCAATGGTGCTACTGAtggaaagaaaaaaagaaaaaagtcAAGATATGACAGCTATGGActttacatatttaaagTTTTGAAACAAGTCCACCCAGACACTGGTATTTCAAGGAAATCCATGAACATCATGAATTCCTTCCTTGTTGATACCTTCGAAAAAATCGCAACTGAAGCATCAAgattatgtaaatatacCAAAAGAGATACATTATCATCTCGTGAAATCCAAACTGCTATAAGATTAGTATTACCAGGAGAATTAGCAAAACACGCCGTATCTGAAGGAACCAAAGCTGTTACAAAATTTACCTccaaataa
- a CDS encoding centrin-4: MIFKRKIETEANEDIAKEIYECFSLFDTNKCGYIDIREFYFALKSLGLNFKKEKVKKLFLEIKNNVDDKLSFDEFFDIASKHINTRYNDEEANNIFSLFDPNDTGKITLNSLKEVCNEIGEDIDESELIRMIEYADKNNDKTIDKNEFKNILFTKWKNEQLSDLDSD, from the exons ATGATAtttaaaaggaaaatagAAACTGAAGCAAATGAAGACATTgcaaaagaaatatatgaatgcttttcattatttgatacaaataaatgtgGTTATATTGACATTAGGGAATTTTATTTCGCTTTAAAATCTCTTGgcttaaattttaaaaaagaaaaagtaaaaaaattatttttagaaataaaaaataatgttgaTGATAAATTAAGCTTTGACGAATTTTTTGACATTGCATCAAAGCATATAAATACCAGATATAATGATGAAGAagcaaataatatattttcattatttgaCCCCAATGACACAG GGAAAATTACTTTGAACTCTCTAAAGGAAGTTTGTAATGAAATAG GGGAGGACATTGACGAATCTGAACTTATACGCATGATCGAATATgctgataaaaataatgataaaactattgataaaaatgaatttaaaaacattCTTTTTACTAAATGGAAAAATGAGCAGTTAAGTGACTTGGATTCAGATTAA
- a CDS encoding 40S ribosomal protein S4, putative: MGKGIKKHMKRVNAPSHWMLNKMDGQYAPKTSSGPHKLLESIPLVILLRNRLKYALTFDEVKMILIQKIVKVDNKTRTDCTFPVGLMDVIHITKSNEFFRLLYDVKGRFVPHRITNEESKYKLCKVKKIILRKGKLSIAITHDGRSIPYIHPEVKVNDTIRLDLETGKVLEHLKFQVGNMVMVTAGHSVGRVGTILSIDKNIGTYDIIHVKDSRGKIFATRLSNIFVIGDALKPYISLPREKGIKLDIIEERRNRLKAQNN; the protein is encoded by the exons ATg GGTaaaggaataaaaaaacacatGAAAAGGGTTAACGCCCCATCACATTGGATGCTTAACAAAATGGATGGACAATATGCTCCTAAAACAAGCAGTGGGCCTCATAAGTTGCTCGAAAGTATACCTTTAGTTATTCTTTTAAGAAATAGACTAAAATATGCTTTAACTTTTGACGAAgtaaaaatgattttaattcaaaaaatcGTAAAAgttgataataaaacaagAACTGATTGTACATTCCCAGTAGGATTAATGGATGTTATTCATATTACTAAATCTAACGAATTTTTTcgattattatatgatgTAAAAGGTCGATTCGTTCCACATAGAATCACAAATGAAGAAagcaaatataaattatgtaaagtaaaaaaaataattttaagaAAAGGAAAACTATCGATTGCAATTACGCATGATGGTCGAAGTATACCATATATACATCCTGAAGTAAAAGTCAATGACACTATAAGATTAGATTTAGAAACAGGAAAAGTTTTAGaacatttaaaatttcAAGTTGGTAATATGGTTATGGTAACTGCTGGGCATAGTGTTGGCAGAGTTGGAACTATTCTATcgattgataaaaatataggaACATATGATATTATTCATGTAAAAGATAGTCgaggaaaaatatttgcTACACGATTAAGTAACATATTTGTTATAGGCGATGCTTTAAAACCATATATAAGTTTACCAAGGGAAAAGGGTATTAAATTAGATATAATTGAAGAACGAAGAAACAGATTAAAAgcacaaaataattaa